The DNA window CGCGAAGCAGGGTCACACGAGCTACCGGCGCATCGCCCAGGGGTTGTACCGGACGGCGGTCTCGGTCCACCCGTGGCTCAAGGATCTCATTCGCGTCGACCTGAACGACTACGCGCTGGCGCGTAGCTGACCGTCGTGCCAGCGAGGGGACGCGCGAGAAGAGGCTAGCCGCGGCGCTCGACCAGATCTGGGCCCCACGCCTCCTCCAGAGCGGGGCGTGACCAGCGCGCGCCGCTCTCGGGGACGTCGTCTCGAGGAGCGTCCGATCGATCTGCCGCCATCGGCGCCTCTCTCCTCCTGGATGCCTCCGACGGGGGAAGAGGCGACCGCACATCGGGGAAGGGAGACTGTGCCTCCGCGCTTCGTGGGACGTCGACGTGCCGGGAACAGGTGGCTCGCAGGGGAAGGGGTTCGCTCGTGTCCAGGCGCAGCAAGTGGGCCGAGCCGTCCTTGAGGGAGACGAGCAGATGACCCGCTGCAGTCCCATGAGGGACTGGAGAGGTCACGGACCTGGTGACCTCGATCCGTGCGATCTCGGCGCTTCCGAGCGAGATGGCTGCACAGGGTTGGAGGCGGTGTGCGGCGGTGTCTGTTCTGCGGCAGGCCTTGAGCGCGTTCGCGTCCCATAGCGTCACCAGACCGCTCGCGCTTCCCAGGAGTACGTGTCGCCTGCCCTCGAGATCGGCGGTCGCTGCGCACACGGTCTGGGTGCCGAAGGAGGGCAGGCGCAGGAGCCGACCCGCCTCCGCATCGTAAAGGGCCGTGGTCTCCGGGCTTGTGACCAGCAGGGCAGAGGAGAGCCGTCGATCGAGTGCCGCGACGGCGAGGCGGCTCCCGTCCATGTCCATCGCGCCCAGCCGCTCGATGGTTCCGCGGCCTCGCAGGGCACGGCTCGGGAGCTTCACCAGCTCACCACCTGCCGTGAGACCGAGCAACCCGCCCGCCACGGGGAGGAGGGCCCGGATGAAGCTACGCGCAGGCACCAGGAGACGTCGGATCCAGGTACCGCTCCGCGCGAACCGCACGACGAACACGGAGCGACGTCGCGTCGCCGCGACGATGCCGCGCGCGGCGCGCACTCCCCAGGCGGCGATGGCCGTGATCTCGTCGAGGGCGCTGCCGTGCTCGTGCTGACCCCCCGGTTCTTCGGGGCGGAGTGCGCGTGCCGCTCCGGCGCGCGTCCACCATCCCTCCAGGTGGACGCGCCAGACCTCCTCGGTACACCCGGAGACGTCCGCCATGCAGTGGAGTACGCCATGTCCCGTACCCATCAGCAGAAACGAGCCGCCGCCCGGGTATTCGGGGTGGATGTGACCGATCGCGCTGACCCCACCGGAGAGCCGCGCCTCGGTGACCTGCGTCGAGAGAGACTCCCCGGGCCGGAGGCGAGAGACGCCGCCCTCTGGTTGCGCGAGATAGAAGGCGCCGCACGCATCACAGGCGCAGATCACGCGCGGGGAGACGCCGAGAAGTTCGTTTCCCGTGGGGGAGAGGCGTGGCGCTCCCGGCGTGGTGCGTGCAGGGGAAGGCGAGGGAGGGCGAGCGGGGAGGGCGAGTGACCAGTCGCGGTGGATGGCTGCGGTCCCGCGTCGGGCTGCCATCCACCGCCGGGCCGCTTCGCTGACACGTTCACCTCTGCGTCCGATCAGCCGCTCGAGCGTCTGTGCGAAGCCCCCGTCGAGCGCCGCCCGTGCCTCGACCTGCTCCCCTCCGCGACCACGGCGCAGATAAGCGTCGAGGGACGCCCACGTCAGCCTCACGGCCGAGCGCGTCTTGCGCTGCCCCTTCCCGCGGCGAGGCCGAAGTCCCGCTCGCGCCAGCCAGGCGGCAGGGTCTCTGGCGTCGATGGGCTGGACCTCCAGCGCCTCCACGGCGTCGCCATGGTGCCGCTCCGAGAGCGCGTCGTCGAAGCGCCATACGGCATGCGAGAGTGCGCTCCAGGCTGGCAGGTCCACCGGCTCGAACGTCCGCGCAAGGCATACCCAGCGGACGGCGACCCGCACCGACTCGAGGAAATCTCGCAAACGCAGCGGTGAGCGTTGATCGCACCGCATCGCGTCCAGCTCCCCGGCGACGGCGCGGGCGGCGAGGGCTCCGACGAGCAGCGCGAGGTGCTCGCGCGCGATCACGCGCCGGTAGTGGCGGACGAAGGCCGGAATGCGCTCTCCACATCGCAGCCGCTCACCCAGGAGGAGCATGAGCCTGGCCGCCAGCGTCACGTCGAACCGACCGACCCGGCGAAGCCTCTTCCGCAGCGCGTGACAGCGCGCGACGAGCTCGATGGCGCGGCCGCTGGGCGTCTGAGCGCCTTGGCGCGATATCATGGCCGATGTCCTCCCATGCGGCGTCCCTGGAGTTCAATCACGGCGCATAGAGCACGGCGAGGAAGGCCTCCAGACGCTCTTCCAGCTCGGGTGAATGAGGCGGACCCTTGGTGATGGCATCGAGCTGATCGTCGGGCAGAGGAGGACGCTCCCGGTATCGCTCCGCCGCCTGAGCGACCCGCTTGAACACGGCCCGGACCTGCGCCGGAGCCGCGTGGCGCTCGAGCAGCTCCGCCCAGGCATGCAGTGTCGCGGGGGACGAACGGGAGCAGGCCATCTTCAGCACCCTGGTCCAGGAGAGCTCCGATGGGTCGCGAGGGATCGGCGCGAACTGCAGACCGAGCGCCTCTGCCTGCCCTTTGAGGTCGTCTGGACCGAAGGGGTGCCAGCCAGCCCGATCGAGCGCCTCGGCGAAGTCACGCCACGCCCGCCGCATCGCCCGGAGCGCGCGCCGCGAGGCGAGCCGGGCGTTGTCCGCATGGGCGAGCTGGCGCTCGAAGGTCTCGTTGGCCGCGTCGCTGATCCAGGCGTCGATGAACCGCCTGGCCACCTCGACGTGCTCCGGGTCCACGCCGATGCCCAGCTCGGAGGCGCGGCGCAGGAGCCCTTCCGGATCGCGGCGGGACGGCTGGATGCCCAGCTTTTTCCGGGCGCGACCGAGGCTTTTCTCGATCGTGTTCTGCTTGGCCTTGAACACGTACATCTGGAGCACGGGAAGCTTCCTCATCTCCTCCGCGGAGAGGGCTCGCATCAACAGGATTGTGCCGCTGAGGACCCTCAACGACTCGAGCTCCCGGTCCATCGGTCGCTTCAACGTTTGCTGGCTGCCACGCGCGCGTTGCCCCGCTGCCGGAGGGTGAACCTCACGGGCAGTCCCCATGCCCCCGAAGGAGCTGGACGACGGCGGAGGCGGGATCGTGCTCATTGCGCTTCTCGAGGAAAAGTCCCCAAGGCGCCTACAATGCGTTGAGAGATCTGGAAACAGACATCCGGTCTGGCCTGATGTCAGATCCCAATTCCACCACCCCGCGGCTGTGGCCTGACGCTGCGCATCGAGCGCGTTACTCCTGGCCAAACTGCCTGATTTCAGGGCTTCATGCGCTCCGGGACCGAACTTTGGGGCGCTGGCACGTTGACGCGTCGGACTCCCAGATGACGCCCCGAGACAACAGTTTTCCGCAGAGAGCCGAGGAAGACGCGCAGCCCTGGCCACCAGGAGAGCCCCGTCGTCCTGGAGAGTGAGACTGCCCTTCAGACCGGTGACGTGAAGGAGCGCCAGCGCGCTCCCCTGACGAGCGCTAGAGCGCTCCCCCTGCAGCTTCGATCAGCTCCGTCGCAGCCTTCAGCGCCGAGGGCGTCACCTTGGCGCCGGAGAGCATCCGCGCCACCTCGGCGGCCCTCTCCTTCTTGCCCACCCGGACCACCGTGCTCCGGGTGACCCCGCCGGCGTCGCTCTTGGACACCACGAAGTGCGCGCCTGCGAACGCAGCGATTGGCGCCAGATGGGTGATGCACAGCACCTGATGATGACGGGCCACGTCGGCGATCGCCCTCCCGATCTTGTCGGCCACGGCGCCGCCGACCCCGCTGTCGACTTCGTCGAACACGTAGAGCCCGGCTGGGCCGCACTCGGCGAGCACGCGCTTCAAGGCGAGGAGCGCGCGGGAGAGCTCGCCACCCGACGCGATCCGGCGCAGGGGACGCGGCTCGATCCCCTTGTTGGGGGAGATCAGGAACTCCACCCGGTCGATGCCCTCCTGGCTGAGGCGCGCTCCATCGATCGCGAGCTCTGCGCGCTCTCCAGCGAGAGGAGCCACATCGACCACGACGCGCGCCCCTCCCATCCCCAGCTCCGAGAGTTCCGTGGAGATGGCCGCGCCGAGCTTCTCACCCGCCTTGCGTCGTTTCACGGAAAGCTTGCGCGCGCGCTCGCCAGCGACGGCGAGCAGCTCGGCCCGACGCCGCTCCAGGTCCGCGACCCGGCTCTCCACCCCCGAGAGGCGCGAGAGTTCGTCCGCAATGCGCGCACGCGCAGCGAGCACGTCGTCCAGCGTCGGCCCGTGCTGCCGCAGCAGGCCCTCCAGCCGGTACAGCCGGTCCTCCACTTCGGCGAGCCGCGACGGATCCGCCTCTGCACGCTCGGCGTAGCGACCGATTTCGCGGGCGGCATCGCGAAGCTCGTCCCAGCAGGCATCGAGGGCACGTGCGACGGGCGTGAGGGCTGCGTCCAGATCGGCGGCCCCACGCAGCTCCGAAGCGAGGCGCGCCAGCTCATCGCAGAGCGCATCCTCGCCCTGGTCGAGACGCGCCGCGGCCCGCTGGGTGATCTCGTGCAACCGCCCAGCGTGGCGGAGGCGGCTCCGCTCGGCCGCGAGCTCCGCCAGCTCTCCCGAGCGGGGCGCGAGTGCGTCGATGGCCTGGAGCTGGAAGCTGAGGAACGCCTCACGCTCCCCGCGCCCTCGCTCGAGCTGCCTGGAAGCATGGAGTTCTGCGGTGATCTCCTGGAGCCGCTGCACGTCGGCCGCGAGCTCACTGCGCGCCGGCAGCAATCGCGCGAAGCGATCCAGGTATCCCAGGTGCGTCGACGGATCCGTCAGCGCCACGCTCTCGTGCTGCGAGGCGATGTCGGCGAGATCAGGGGCGAGGGCGGCGAGCTCCGTCGCCGTGCAGAGGCGACCGTTGAGGTAGGCACGCGAGCGACCACTCGCCTGCACGACGCGGCGGATCACCAGCTCGCCACTCGCGGTGGAGACGCCCGCGGCCTCGAGGGCTGCCGTGATGCGCTCGGCGCCACCAACGTCGAAGAGCGCCTCGACCTCTGCCTCGTCGGCGCCTGGTCGGACCTGCTCGGCGCTGGCGCGACCACCGAGCACGAGCGACAAGGCGCCCACCACGATCGACTTGCCGGCACCAGTCTCACCGGTGAGGACGTTGAACCCAGGCTCGAGCCGGAGCTCGAGCGCATCCATCAAGATCAGATTCTTTACGCGGAGCGCAACCAGCACGGGGCCGCGAGCATAGGCAGCTTCTGTGCGTCCTGTCAGCGGATGTTGACCTGCTTGGACACGGCGACCGGGCCGCCGCTGAAGGGAGGGACCCGCGCGCCCCGGAACACCGTGGCGATGCAGCCACCGGTGGGGGTCCCGACGAAGGGACCGCTCTCCACCCTGGCCGAGGTCACCCGTCCGGACGGCGCGAAGGTCACGGACACCTTGGCGCCACCGGCGTCACCCTGCTTGCAGCTCATCGCTGCGCTCGCCGCGGCGCCGTTGAGCGCGGCGATGGCCGCGGATCGGTTGAAGTCACCTGCTCCTGCGGGAGCCGCTTCCGGAGCCGCTGTGGGCGTCGCTGCTGCCTTCGTCGTCTTGGCGGCGGGCTGCGCCACGGCAGCGCGATCACGGGCAGCGGTCTCACGGCGTGGCTCCGTCGGACTCGAGCTGGATGCGCCGACCAGGGCCTGGGCCGACGCCGCCGATGCCGCGACCGACGCCATCGCGGCGGCGTCTGGGGAAAGTTCCTGCGCCGTCGGGCTGCCAGGGAGAGGGGAGCTGGGAGGAGCTTCAGGCGCCCCGGTCGTGGTCGCCCCGAGCATTGCAAGATGGCCGTCTTCTTTGCCGGGTTGAGTATCCCCGCCCCCCGAGGCCAGCATGAAGGCCGCTACCATCCCGGCGACGGCGAGCGCAGCCAGCGCGCCCAGGAGCAGACCCCGACGCTGCGGCCGATGCGCGAGCGGGGGGGTCGACGCCGTGCCCGGTGCGAACATGAGCGGCGTCGGACCCAGGGCTGGAGCTGGACCTGCAGTCGGCGGAGGGGGCGGGATGGCGGGCGGTGCCCCTGCGGGGTGAACTGGCGGGGGTGCCAGGGCTTGAGGCGGCATCGGCGTGACGAGCGCAGAGCTCGAGCTGAACAGCCCGCCGCTCAGGTTGAGGAGTACATCCTCGTCCGCTCGCATCGGCCGGCGACGCGTGGGCTCCGAGCGCGGAGCGCCCGAAAGGCGGCGCAGATCCGACAGCCC is part of the Chondromyces crocatus genome and encodes:
- the recN gene encoding DNA repair protein RecN, encoding MLVALRVKNLILMDALELRLEPGFNVLTGETGAGKSIVVGALSLVLGGRASAEQVRPGADEAEVEALFDVGGAERITAALEAAGVSTASGELVIRRVVQASGRSRAYLNGRLCTATELAALAPDLADIASQHESVALTDPSTHLGYLDRFARLLPARSELAADVQRLQEITAELHASRQLERGRGEREAFLSFQLQAIDALAPRSGELAELAAERSRLRHAGRLHEITQRAAARLDQGEDALCDELARLASELRGAADLDAALTPVARALDACWDELRDAAREIGRYAERAEADPSRLAEVEDRLYRLEGLLRQHGPTLDDVLAARARIADELSRLSGVESRVADLERRRAELLAVAGERARKLSVKRRKAGEKLGAAISTELSELGMGGARVVVDVAPLAGERAELAIDGARLSQEGIDRVEFLISPNKGIEPRPLRRIASGGELSRALLALKRVLAECGPAGLYVFDEVDSGVGGAVADKIGRAIADVARHHQVLCITHLAPIAAFAGAHFVVSKSDAGGVTRSTVVRVGKKERAAEVARMLSGAKVTPSALKAATELIEAAGGAL